The genome window GCGGCTGCGCCAGTGGGAGGACCGGGACGTCGACCGGCTGTCCCTGATCTACACCGACCCCGGCTACCTCGAGCACATGCCGGCGATGGACCGAGAGGCCACGGCGTCGCAGGTGGCGCGGTTCCGGGAGCGTTGGCAGACGGACGGGTTCAGCCACTGGGCGGCCGAGGAGCGAGCCACCGGCACCCTGGTCGGGCGAATCGGCCTGCTCTGCCACCACGACTGGCCGCTGGAGGCGGCCCCGGTCGAGGTGGGCTGGACGCTGGCGCCGGAGGCGCGCGGCCGGGGCCTGGCCACCGAGGGGGGCCGCGCCAGTCTGGAGGCGGCGTTCGCCCATCTCGAGGTGGCGCGCGTGATCTCGATCACGACCCCGAGGAACGCACGCTCCCGGCGGGTGATGGAGAAGCTGGGCCTCTCCCTGCGGGGCGCCGCCCGGTGGCACCACCTGGAGGTGGTCTGGTACGCCCTCGACCGGCCTGGGGCGCCACCCTCGCAACCGCACTCCCAGCTCCGCTGAGAGTCGTCGCGCCCTGCGACGTATGCGGCGTTTGCGCCATAAACCTTGTAGCGCAAGCCTCCGGCCCGACGAGTTCGGGCGGGGGGACGTTCACAACTCGACTGGAGGCCGCCGTCGCTGTACTCTTGTCGGGGTCTCGAATATTGACGGTTTATGGCGGCAACGCGCCCCTGGATGGAGGCTGGACGATGCGCACTCGGAGACGACGCCCGGCGTTGGCGGTCGCGGTCCTGGGGGTCAGCGCCCTGGCCGCCCTGCCGGTGGCAGCCCACGCCGCGGTCGCTTCCAGCTCCGCCACCCCGGCGGACAAGGATCATCGCGACGGCAACCACCGTGGCACCCATCGCGGGGACGACCCCGGCTCGGGGAGCAACACCAACTCGAGCAGCAGCTCGAGCAGCAGCAGCAGCAACAACACGAACAACAGCAACAGTGGCTCGAGCGACAGCAGCCTGATCGAGCTGAACAACGTCCTCAACAACAGCCTCAACAACCTCTCCATCCACGTCCTCGGCGGATAGGGGGGAGCGCCGCCGGGGCGGGTCCGGGGGCATCCCGGGCCCGCTCCGGGCGGTCGTCCCGGCCGCTCGCGGCCGCCCGCAGATCGCATCCTTCGCTGCGAAGTTGCCCGAATGCGGCCGCGCGTGGCACGCTGCGAGCGTTCACGACGGGAGGCGGAAGGGAGGCGGCACGGGATGACCCACAGGATTCGACTCGCGATCCTCGGCGCGATCGCGGTGGTGGCGGCGATCGCGCTGACGGGCTCCGGTCTCGCCTCGGCGGCGATGGCGCGGGTCGGGACGGCGGTGCTGCCGGCCAGCGCGGCGGTGCACCCCAGCTACGTCGACGTGACCAGCCAGTATCGCTCCGAGCCCGGCTGGGGGGTGGGGGGCATCAGCCTCCCCGCGTCGGCAGCGGGCGGCGCCGTCGCCGGCTCCCGCGTCGTGGGGCACTCGGCGCCCGCCGCTGCCACCGTCGCCGGCCCCGCCGTGGTGGCGGGCGGCCCCTCGCTGCGGGACATCGAGCTGGCCCGCGCCGGGATGACGCCGGCCCCCGGGTGCTCCGGCGCCGCCTGCGGAAGCGCGGGCTGCGGCTTCCTCGCCCCGGGATGCGCGGTGCTCGACTGCAGCCTGCTGAACCCCGCCTGTGGGCTGGGAGTACCGGTCAGCTCCTGCGGGATCCTCGACCCCGGCTGTGGGTTCGGCGGGTTCGGAGGCTGCGGCGTGTTCGGCTCACGCTGCGGCTTCGGGTTCGGCGACGACGACAACTTCGGCGGCCGCTTCCGCTTCCGCGACATCTTCTGGCGCGACCGCTTCTTCCACCGTCACCTCGTCGACCACCACGGCGACCGGTAGCCGGCCTCACTCCTTGGCGTAGACGAAGCCCATGACCCCGTCGTCGGCGACGATGCGGTAGTTGACGCGGTTCCAGCCGCCCCAGTTCATCTCCGAGACCTTGAACGAGCCGGCGGGAACGCCGTCGGTCGGGCCCACGGCCTCGACGTAGCCGACGTGACCGGCGCGGCTGGCGCCGCCCTGCCCGGGTCGCCAGACGGCGATGGCGCCGCTGCGGGGGGTGCGTCCCACCGCGAAGCCGAACGCGGCGGCGTGGTTGAGCCACTCGCTCGCGTTGCCGAACCAGGGGACACACCGGCGGGTGGCCACGTAGTAGGTGCACTGGCCGAAGGCGAAGTGGTTGCCGCAGCTGCCGCCGAGCAGGCCGGTGGCGGGCGGGACCAGCTGCTGGTCGAGGTCGGCGATCTCCCGCGCCAGCCGGCGCTGGGGCCCGTCGATGGCCTGGAACGCGATGTCGCGCTGGGCCACCAGGGCGATCATCCGGTTGCTGTCCTGGCTGAGCTGGTCCTCGAGCGCCTGCGCCTGGGCGAATCGGGACTCGAGGTCGCGCCGCTCCTGCAGCAGGGCGCCCTCGCGGCCCTCCACGGTGCTCTTCAGCCGCTTCACCTGGTTGGTGACGTGCTCGGCGCCGCGGTACCGGTCCATCACCTCGTTGAAGCTGCCGCTGGAGAGGATCGCTGCGGCGAAGCCGTCCGAGCCCGCCACCTCGTAGGTCGACCGCACCAGCGCCCCCAGCTGCGCGCGGGCGGTGGTGAGGACGTGCTCGTCGTCGGCGATCCGCCGGGAGAGCGAGAGCAGCGCCTCGTTGAGGGAGGTGAGCTGGTTCCGGGCTGCGTTGAGATGGGCCTGCGCGACCGCCAGCTGACGCTCCGCGAAGAGGAGATCGTCGCGGGCCTGGTTGCGCGGCCCGGACAGCGCCTGGAGCTGAGCCATCAACGCTTCACGCCGGGTGTCCGCGCTGTTGCTCGGTGAGTGTGACGTGGTTGCGAACGACGTGGAGGAGCACAGTCCGGCGAGGACTGTCGCCACCCCTGAGATCAGGGCGAACTTGACTCCGCTCCGCAAATACAGCACCCCCATACAAGGATGTGACGCGGATTGATGGGACCGAGAAGGTAGGTCGGAAAACCGGCCGCCGTCTGCCACGAACATGCGACCTGATTCGGGGCGAGAGGGTAGCCCGCCCGGGGACCACATGTCAAACGGACGGCACCGGAGGGCGGGCGCCGACCGCCCGTCTGACGGGGCTGTCAGCCCGCCCGGTTCCCACCAGCTG of Candidatus Dormiibacterota bacterium contains these proteins:
- a CDS encoding GNAT family N-acetyltransferase, with product RLRQWEDRDVDRLSLIYTDPGYLEHMPAMDREATASQVARFRERWQTDGFSHWAAEERATGTLVGRIGLLCHHDWPLEAAPVEVGWTLAPEARGRGLATEGGRASLEAAFAHLEVARVISITTPRNARSRRVMEKLGLSLRGAARWHHLEVVWYALDRPGAPPSQPHSQLR
- a CDS encoding CHAP domain-containing protein: MAQLQALSGPRNQARDDLLFAERQLAVAQAHLNAARNQLTSLNEALLSLSRRIADDEHVLTTARAQLGALVRSTYEVAGSDGFAAAILSSGSFNEVMDRYRGAEHVTNQVKRLKSTVEGREGALLQERRDLESRFAQAQALEDQLSQDSNRMIALVAQRDIAFQAIDGPQRRLAREIADLDQQLVPPATGLLGGSCGNHFAFGQCTYYVATRRCVPWFGNASEWLNHAAAFGFAVGRTPRSGAIAVWRPGQGGASRAGHVGYVEAVGPTDGVPAGSFKVSEMNWGGWNRVNYRIVADDGVMGFVYAKE